A stretch of Patagioenas fasciata isolate bPatFas1 chromosome 4, bPatFas1.hap1, whole genome shotgun sequence DNA encodes these proteins:
- the ARHGAP24 gene encoding rho GTPase-activating protein 24 isoform X5, with protein sequence MLVEQCVDFIRQRGLKEEGLFRLPGQANLVKELQDAFDCGEKPSFDSNTDVHTVASLLKLYLRELPEPVIPYAKYDDFLSCAKMLSKEEETGLNELVKQVKSLPAANYNLLKYICRFLDEVQSYSGVNKMSVQNLATVFGPNILRPKVEDPLTIMEGTVVVQQLMSVMISKHEELFPRDAEPQMGPEVCNNNNEMPKKVAVGQLQNKENNNTKETPVRRCSWDKPESPQRGSVDNESPTAQPGSKTNSPRNSVQKLDVTRSPPLMVKKNPAFNKGSGIVTNGSFSSSVEGAEKSQTLPNCALQTRRTSSLKGPVTKMGTHSVQNGAVRMGVSSTDGHSNTLNSRTPGWVPNGYVTMRDNKQKELVSESGQHNRLSTYDNVHQQFSMVNSDDKQSVDSATWSTSSCEISLPENSNSCRSSTTTCPEQDFYAGNFEDSVLDGPPQEDVSNTGDYENKSDRRSVGGHSSRATSSSDNSETFVANSTNNHSALHSLVSSLKQEMAKQKLEYETRIKSLEQRNLTLETEMMALHEELDQERKKFTMVEIKMRNAERAKEDAEKRNDMLQKEMEQFFSTFGELTVESRRPERGNTIWIQ encoded by the exons CAATACAGATGTGCACACGGTGGCATCACTGCTTAAGCTGTACCTAAGGGAACTCCCAGAACCAGTCATACCGTATGCAAAATACGACGATTTTCTTTCCTGTGCCAAAATGCTCAGCAAGGAGGAAGAAACG GGCCTGAATGAACTGGTGAAACAAGTGAAGAGCCTGCCAGCTGCCAATTATAATCTACTGAAATATATCTGTAG ATTCCTTGATGAAGTCCAGTCTTACTCAGGCGTAAACAAAATGAGCGTGCAAAATCTGGCTACCGTTTTTGGCCCAAACATCCTTCGCCCCAAAGTGGAAGATCCTCTGACTATCATGGAGG GTACAGTAGTAGTCCAGCAGCTCATGTCAGTGATGATTAGCAAACATGAAGAGCTGTTTCCCAGGGATGCAGAGCCTCAGATGGGACCCGAGGTATGCAACAATAACAATGAAATGCCAAAGAAAGTGGCTGTGGGGCAGCtacagaacaaagaaaacaacaacaccaAGGAGACACCAGTGAGGCGCTGCTCGTGGGACAAACCCGAGTCTCCCCAAAGGGGGAGCGTGGACAATGAATCTccaactgctcagccaggcagcaagACAAATAGCCCCAGGAACAGCGTCCAGAAACTAGATGTCACCAGAAGCCCGCCGCTCATGGTGAAAAAGAATCCTGCTTTTAATAAAGGCAGTGGCATAGTCACCAACGGGTCcttcagcagctctgtggaggGCGCTGAGAAGAGCCAGACCTTACCAAACTGTGCCCTGCAAACCAGGAGAACGTCATCCCTGAAAGGACCGGTGACTAAGATGGGCACGCACAGCGTGCAGAACGGAGCGGTGCGGATGGGTGTTTCCAGCACAGATGGACACAGCAACACCCTCAACAGCCGCACCCCAGGCTGGGTGCCCAATGGCTACGTCACAATGAGGGACAACAAGCAGAAGGAGCTGGTGAGTGAGTCAGGCCAGCACAACAGGCTTTCTACCTATGACAATGTCCACCAGCAGTTCTCTATGGTGAACTCTGATGATAAGCAGAGCGTGGACAGTGCCACCTGGTCAACATCCTCCTGTGAAATATCACTCCCTGAGAACTCCAACTCCTGTCGTTCATCCACCAccacctgccctgagcaggacttTTATGCAGGTAACTTTGAAGACTCTGTGTTGGATGGACCACCACAGGAAGACGTCTCTAACACGGGTGACTATGAGAACAAAAGTGACAGAAGGAGCGTGGGGGGCCACAGCAGCCGAGCCACCAGCAGCAGTGATAACAGTGAAACATTTGTGGCCAACAGTACTAACAATCACAGTGCTCTGCATAGCCTTGTGTCCAGCTTGAAGCAAGAGATGGCCAAGCAAAAACTAGAGTATGAGACAAGGATTAAAAG CTTGGAGCAGAGAAATCTCACCCTGGAGACAGAAATGATGGCCCTACATGAAGAGCTGGACCAAGAGCGGAAGAAATTCACGATGGTAGAAATCAAAATGCGTAATGCAGAACGGGCCAAGGAAGATGCAGAGAAGAGGAATGACATGTTGCAGAAGGAAATGGAGCAGTTTTTCTCCACTTTTGGAGAACTGACAGTGGAGTCTCGCAGACCAGAAAGAGGCAACACCATCTGGATCCAGTGA